The genomic region CCGCGCTGTTTGCCATTGGAGTGGCGGCGCATTTGGTGCAGTTTGGATTCTTGTTTCTGCCGAACCGGTTGGTCCCCGATTTCAATCGGATCAACCCAATGAGTGGCTTCGGCCGGCTGTTTTCGCTCGCGAATCTGGTGCGATTGGGATTCGGCGTCGTCAAGATTCTGATCGTCGCCACGGTGGCCTTCTGGAGTTTGTACAATCGCCGGACCGAGATTCTCGCGGTCGCGAGCATGGAGCTGCCGAAGATCGCATCGTTCTTGACGGATATCGTCATCTGGACCAGCTTGAAGATCGCCGGCGCGCTGTTCGTCGTGGCGCTGCTCGACTATTTGTTTCAATGGTGGAAGCACGAGCAAGACCTGAAAATGACCTCGCAGGAAGTCCGAGAAGAGATGCGAAACCTGCAAGGCGATCCACAGGTCATTTCACGCCGGCGGGCGGTCCAGCGGCAACTCGTGCTCAATCGGCTGGCGAAAGCGGTCCCCAAGGCCGACGTCGTCGTCACCAATCCGACCGAACTGTCCATCGCCATCCAGTACGATGCCGAGACAATGGCTGCCCCGGTGGTCGTAGCGAAGGGCGCCGGATTCATCGCCCAGCGGATCCGCAAACTGGCGCTCGAAAACGGCGTTCCGATCGTCGAGCGCAAGCCGCTGGCCCAAGCGCTCTACAAGCAGGTCGAACTCAACCGGCCGATCCCCGACAGCATGTACGCGGCGGTGGCCGAAGTGCTGGCCTATGTCTATCAGCTCAAGGGCAAGCCAATTCCGCGGCCGAATTAACTGAATTGAGCAAGGCGTGCATCAGGCCTTGTTTGTGCCACGCACAATGGATAGACTTTGAGGTTCGCTTGCTTGCGTTAGAATCGCATTTAGGTCGCCTGCGGCGGAAGGCCGATCGAGTTGGAAGGAGTTCGTTTCATGAAAAAGGGCATTCATCCCAAGTATATCGAAACCGTGGTCAAATGCGGCTGCGGGAATACGTTCAAGACTCGGAGCACTCAGCCCGAGTTGAAAGTCGATATCTGCAACGCCTGCCATCCGTTTTATACCGGGAAGCTGAAGTTCATCGATACGGCCGGCCGCATCGAGAAGTTCAAGACGAAGTTCGCCGGGGCAGGCTACGCTAGCCTCAAGCGCGGCAAAAAGGGAGCCGCCGAGGCCGCGGCAGGCGCACCCGCAGGGGCCGCTGCCGGCGCCGCTGAAGCGTAGCGGCGCGGGCTTCTCTTCGGGCGCGGCGCTCCGCGCCGAATGTAGTAGGCACGCTCCGCGTGCCGTAACCGCGACGGCACACGGAGTATGCCTGCTACATTAATTGCGGCCGACGGCCGCTTGCTCCGGCCTTCCCACGCCCCTCGTACGGTTCGACTGAACTCACCGAAGTCCTAACCCCTCGCCCCTCCCATGCGCGACGTTCTCGAACAGAAACTGGCCCGTTTCGAAGAGCTGGAGCGACAGCTTGTCGATCCGCAGATGCTGTCCGATTCCAATCGGGTCGGCGCGATTGCCCGCGAGCACGGTTCGCTCGCCAAGCTGGCCACGAAATATCGCCGGTTCAAGCAACTCAATAACCAAATCTCCGAAACGCTCGAAATGATCGAGGGGCACGATGCCGAGATGCGCGAGTTGGCCGAGGCCGAGCTGCCCGAGCTGCGGGCCGAGCGCGAGAAGTATTGGGACGAATTGCTCGATCTCACGGTCGGCGGCGAAGACGCAAATCGGACCCGCTGCGTCATGGAAATTCGGGCGGGGACTGGCGGCGACGAGGCGGCCCTATTCGCTCGCGATCTTTACGGCATGTATCGCCACTACTGCGAAGGGCGCCGCTGGAAAGTCGAGGTGCTCGAAATGAGCGCCACGGAACTCGGCGGCTTCAAGGAAATCTATCTGGGTCTCGAAGGAGAAGCAGTCTATCGCGATTTGCAATACGAAAGCGGCGGCCATCGCGTGCAGCGCGTTCCCGAGACGGAGGCCAAAGGACGAATCCACACCTCCGCCGCCACGGTAGCCGTGCTGCCCGAGCCGGAAGACGTTGAAATCGACATCAAGCCCGACGACTATCGCAAGGACATCTTCTGCGCGAGCGGGCCCGGTGGGCAGCACGTCAACAAGACGGCCTCCGCAATCCGCTTGACGCATTACGAAACGAACCTGGTCGTGCAGTGCCAGG from Pirellulales bacterium harbors:
- the flhB gene encoding flagellar biosynthesis protein FlhB; this encodes MEDAGEKSQDATPHRRQQAREEGQIVQSQDLAAAIILLAGLLLLLALGGGMVEFFGNLARRQLGGDPWLSANADSAAEQLRAILGELTKAALPILAALFAIGVAAHLVQFGFLFLPNRLVPDFNRINPMSGFGRLFSLANLVRLGFGVVKILIVATVAFWSLYNRRTEILAVASMELPKIASFLTDIVIWTSLKIAGALFVVALLDYLFQWWKHEQDLKMTSQEVREEMRNLQGDPQVISRRRAVQRQLVLNRLAKAVPKADVVVTNPTELSIAIQYDAETMAAPVVVAKGAGFIAQRIRKLALENGVPIVERKPLAQALYKQVELNRPIPDSMYAAVAEVLAYVYQLKGKPIPRPN
- the rpmE gene encoding 50S ribosomal protein L31, with product MKKGIHPKYIETVVKCGCGNTFKTRSTQPELKVDICNACHPFYTGKLKFIDTAGRIEKFKTKFAGAGYASLKRGKKGAAEAAAGAPAGAAAGAAEA
- the prfA gene encoding peptide chain release factor 1 — encoded protein: MRDVLEQKLARFEELERQLVDPQMLSDSNRVGAIAREHGSLAKLATKYRRFKQLNNQISETLEMIEGHDAEMRELAEAELPELRAEREKYWDELLDLTVGGEDANRTRCVMEIRAGTGGDEAALFARDLYGMYRHYCEGRRWKVEVLEMSATELGGFKEIYLGLEGEAVYRDLQYESGGHRVQRVPETEAKGRIHTSAATVAVLPEPEDVEIDIKPDDYRKDIFCASGPGGQHVNKTASAIRLTHYETNLVVQCQDEKSQHKNFAKALRVLKTRLYELKRQQEHQKRADERRTLVGSGDRSQRIRTYNFPENRLTDHRINLTLYKLDNILAGNLQPVIDALRDYDRREQREQFGTVE